From one Chryseobacterium sp. 3008163 genomic stretch:
- a CDS encoding TonB-dependent receptor plug domain-containing protein yields the protein MKKNYVVAGAILLSVNMLAQEQPKVDSLKNYYEIQEVNIFGKDKNEGPIHKVDVQLIQDFNKTNVVDAVNLLPGVSITQMGARNEGSILVRGFNSLRTPVFFDGIPIYTPYDGNFDLSRFTTFDIHSISVEKSLVSVQYGPNTMGGAVNIVSRKPVKALDIDGQSGVGFADGTGVNSYFTALNIGTRQDKYYIMGSASLLKVDNYLISRKFDGTPLQPSLERVNSESMDVRLSAKFGYTPNKTDEYSFSIISQNADKDIAPNALKAGNSNWRNYPTYDKRSMYLKTRTLVANKTFLNFTGYYDTYYNKMKQYDDDQYTLLNKNSSFSSVYDDYSLGGILNLTTEAIKNNVITLSVNNKFDSHKEHNEEILANTST from the coding sequence ATGAAAAAGAACTATGTAGTGGCAGGAGCAATTCTGCTTTCAGTAAATATGTTAGCACAAGAACAACCAAAGGTAGATTCCTTAAAGAATTATTATGAAATTCAGGAAGTGAATATCTTTGGAAAAGATAAAAATGAAGGTCCTATTCACAAGGTGGATGTACAATTAATTCAGGATTTTAATAAAACGAACGTCGTAGATGCGGTCAATCTTTTGCCCGGAGTTAGCATCACACAAATGGGTGCAAGAAATGAAGGAAGTATTTTAGTAAGAGGGTTCAATTCACTCAGAACACCTGTTTTTTTTGATGGTATTCCTATTTATACACCTTATGACGGTAATTTTGACTTAAGCAGATTTACAACTTTTGATATTCATAGTATTTCTGTAGAAAAAAGTTTGGTTTCAGTACAGTATGGACCCAATACGATGGGTGGAGCAGTGAATATCGTATCCAGAAAACCTGTAAAAGCTTTAGATATCGATGGGCAGTCAGGCGTTGGTTTTGCAGACGGAACGGGAGTGAATTCTTATTTTACGGCACTCAACATCGGAACAAGACAAGATAAATATTATATCATGGGTTCTGCTTCTTTATTGAAAGTTGATAATTATCTGATTTCAAGAAAATTTGACGGAACACCGTTGCAGCCTTCATTAGAAAGAGTGAATTCCGAATCTATGGATGTCAGGCTCAGTGCAAAATTCGGTTATACGCCAAACAAAACGGACGAATATTCATTCAGCATCATTTCCCAAAATGCAGATAAAGACATCGCTCCCAATGCATTGAAAGCAGGAAACAGCAACTGGAGAAATTACCCGACGTACGATAAGAGAAGCATGTATTTGAAAACAAGAACTTTGGTTGCCAATAAAACCTTTTTAAATTTTACCGGATATTATGATACCTATTACAATAAAATGAAGCAATATGATGACGATCAGTATACTTTGCTCAACAAAAATTCTTCATTTTCAAGCGTCTATGACGATTATTCATTAGGTGGAATTTTAAATTTAACGACCGAAGCGATTAAAAATAATGTTATTACACTTTCTGTTAATAATAAGTTTGATTCTCATAAAGAACATAACGAGGAAATTTTAGCCAATACCTCTACCTGA
- a CDS encoding molybdenum cofactor guanylyltransferase, producing MKSKIKMKAVILAGGKSSRMGQDKASMVLGEKYVIQHVIDNLSSVFEEVFISGNHTDYPNSKGIITDITIQKGPMGGIHSALEFCREDIFVCSCDMPFVSSGLIQDFLQKRLKIKLMWCVMAKKYIRFWVFILWRYSVL from the coding sequence ATGAAATCTAAAATCAAAATGAAAGCAGTCATTTTAGCAGGAGGCAAAAGCTCCAGAATGGGACAAGACAAGGCCTCGATGGTGTTGGGTGAAAAATATGTAATACAGCATGTTATTGATAATTTATCTTCTGTTTTTGAAGAGGTTTTTATATCAGGAAATCATACAGATTATCCAAATTCGAAGGGTATTATTACAGATATTACAATACAAAAAGGTCCGATGGGGGGTATTCACTCCGCCTTAGAATTCTGCCGGGAAGATATTTTTGTCTGCAGTTGCGATATGCCCTTCGTTTCTTCAGGTTTAATTCAAGATTTTCTTCAAAAAAGGTTGAAAATAAAATTAATGTGGTGCGTCATGGCGAAAAAATATATCCGGTTTTGGGTATTTATCCTCTGGCGGTACTCGGTACTCTAG
- a CDS encoding winged helix-turn-helix domain-containing protein yields MESLKIKGRIWIETESGLKIGIGRARLLQQINDLGSITEAAKVLKIPYRKAWGIVKDINSNSSKEIVIKEVGGKTGGKSSLTDYGKLIVEKFKTAEECFIKFSQDEI; encoded by the coding sequence ATGGAAAGTCTGAAAATCAAAGGCAGAATATGGATTGAAACCGAATCCGGATTAAAGATTGGAATTGGAAGAGCCCGGCTTTTACAGCAAATCAATGATTTGGGTTCTATCACAGAAGCGGCAAAAGTTTTAAAAATTCCTTACCGAAAAGCGTGGGGAATTGTAAAAGATATTAATTCCAATTCTTCCAAAGAAATCGTCATTAAGGAAGTGGGCGGAAAAACAGGTGGGAAAAGTTCACTTACAGATTATGGGAAACTGATAGTGGAAAAGTTCAAAACAGCAGAAGAATGTTTTATCAAATTTTCTCAGGATGAAATCTAA
- a CDS encoding molybdopterin molybdotransferase MoeA: MKYFIPVSDAKRIIETQIYRTEKITVSLLEAQGFYTSEPILATLDVPSFDNSAMDGYGFRFEDLADFSELKVKHIIPAGVSKNSFELARGEAVRIFTGAKIPEGVDTVIMQEKTIRIEDQIQFNCNEILKGENIRLKGSQTQVGTKIIDENTFVNHAVIGFLAGFGIDRIDVYRKLKIGLLYTGDELVEIGKPLLDGEIYNSNTYTLQSALAEINHQLSFINHVEDTEEATFSAIKNGFEMVDVLLITGGISVGDYDYVKPALEKSGVSELFYKIKQKPGKPLYFGKLNKKIVFALPGNPASVFSCYHQYVKPFLLGCFGRKDFNEEQDFAISESFAKKKSKDQTQFLKAFYSKGRVQILNAQESYKMDSVAQTNCLVEFPENATEINIGEKVTIWKV, translated from the coding sequence ATGAAATATTTCATCCCTGTTTCCGATGCTAAAAGAATAATCGAAACACAAATTTATCGTACAGAGAAAATAACAGTTTCACTATTAGAAGCTCAAGGTTTTTATACCTCAGAACCTATTTTGGCAACTTTAGATGTTCCTTCTTTTGATAACTCTGCGATGGATGGTTACGGATTTCGATTTGAAGATTTAGCAGATTTTTCAGAATTAAAAGTTAAACATATCATTCCTGCCGGAGTATCAAAAAATAGTTTTGAGCTTGCTCGGGGAGAGGCTGTACGTATTTTCACAGGTGCAAAAATTCCTGAAGGTGTTGATACCGTAATTATGCAGGAAAAAACGATAAGGATTGAAGACCAAATTCAATTTAATTGTAATGAAATTTTAAAAGGAGAAAACATCCGTTTGAAAGGTTCTCAAACTCAAGTAGGAACAAAAATAATAGATGAAAATACATTTGTCAATCACGCGGTTATAGGTTTTTTAGCAGGATTTGGAATTGACAGAATTGATGTTTACAGAAAATTAAAAATAGGACTACTCTATACAGGAGATGAATTGGTGGAAATAGGGAAACCTCTTCTGGATGGGGAAATCTACAATTCTAATACGTACACGCTTCAATCAGCTTTGGCTGAAATTAATCATCAGTTGTCATTCATCAATCATGTCGAAGATACGGAAGAAGCTACTTTTTCTGCCATAAAAAATGGTTTTGAAATGGTGGATGTTTTACTAATTACAGGGGGAATTTCTGTAGGAGATTATGATTATGTGAAACCTGCTTTAGAAAAATCAGGCGTTTCAGAATTATTCTATAAAATCAAGCAAAAGCCAGGAAAACCTCTGTATTTCGGTAAGTTAAACAAGAAAATTGTTTTTGCATTGCCCGGTAACCCGGCTTCTGTTTTTTCCTGCTATCATCAATATGTAAAACCCTTTTTACTAGGTTGTTTCGGGCGGAAAGATTTTAATGAAGAACAAGATTTTGCCATTTCAGAATCTTTTGCAAAGAAAAAAAGCAAAGACCAGACGCAGTTTTTGAAAGCCTTCTATTCTAAAGGTCGTGTGCAAATTCTCAACGCACAAGAATCTTATAAAATGGATTCTGTTGCACAGACCAATTGTCTGGTAGAGTTTCCTGAAAATGCAACTGAAATTAATATAGGAGAGAAAGTTACAATATGGAAAGTCTGA
- a CDS encoding molybdopterin-dependent oxidoreductase, producing the protein MKKLTKLIAVAMIAITTLQCKKSETVVTENQPRTSQNSSEKENHKHDEKDDLKYISKEVKVTGDVVNQLTLTVDSLKKMNVKELNDMKIVCQSGITKDDIKTTKGVLLTDILEKAKIAQQEHKDRNFYIVARASDDYKATFSWAELFNSPTGEKVYVLFEQNGQPLKEKGEMIVVSLNDTKTGPRHVKWLKNIEVNRVK; encoded by the coding sequence ATGAAAAAATTAACAAAGCTAATCGCTGTTGCGATGATTGCAATCACAACACTGCAATGCAAAAAATCTGAAACTGTTGTAACCGAAAATCAACCACGAACCTCACAAAATAGTTCTGAAAAAGAAAATCACAAACACGACGAAAAAGATGACTTAAAATACATTTCAAAAGAAGTAAAAGTGACTGGAGATGTTGTAAATCAATTGACATTAACAGTCGATTCTTTAAAAAAAATGAATGTGAAAGAACTGAATGACATGAAAATCGTTTGTCAATCTGGGATTACGAAAGACGACATTAAAACAACAAAAGGAGTTCTTCTGACAGATATTTTAGAGAAAGCAAAAATCGCACAACAGGAGCATAAAGACCGAAATTTTTACATTGTTGCAAGAGCATCGGATGATTACAAAGCGACATTTTCCTGGGCAGAGTTATTCAATAGTCCGACAGGTGAAAAGGTGTACGTATTATTTGAACAAAACGGTCAGCCTCTTAAAGAAAAAGGAGAAATGATTGTGGTAAGTCTTAACGATACCAAAACCGGCCCACGACACGTAAAGTGGCTGAAAAACATTGAAGTAAACCGAGTGAAATAG